The window CGAGGGGCTGTTCAAGGGCTACGGCGTCCACGTGGTCAAGGGCCGCGGCGTGCTGGCGGCCCCCGACACGATCCAGGTGACGGCCCCCGACGGGTCCAAGACCGTCGTGAAGGGGCGAAACGTGATCGTGGCCACCGGGTCGCGCCCCGCCGGGATCCCGACGCTTCCGGTGGACGGCACCCGGATCGTGACCAGCGACCAGGTCTGGGACCTCCCCGCGCTCCCCCGGCGCATGGTCATCGTGGGGGGCGGGGTGATCGGGTGCGAGGTGGCCCATATCTTCGCGGCGTTCGGGACCAAGGTCACCGTGGTGGAGGCCCTGGATCGCATCCTGGCCACCGAGGACAAGGACGTATCCCGAGTGGTGCACAAGAGCCTGGAGTCCCGGGGCGTGGAGCTCCGCACCGGCGTCCGGGTGGCGGGAGGTGCGGCCCGGAAGGGCGGGGCGGTGGTGACCCTGGAGGGCGGCGACGAGCTCGCCTGCGACTGCGCGGTGGTGGCCGTGGGCCGGACCTTCAACAGCCAGGGCATCGGACTGGAGGAAGCCGGAATCTCCCTGGACCCCGCCGGCAGGGTCCAGGTGAACGACGAGATGGAGACCTCGGTGCCCGGCGTGTGGGCCGTGGGCGACGTGGTGGGGCAGTTCCTCCTGGCCCACGTGGCTACGAGCGAAACCCTGGTGGCGGTGCACAACGCCCTGGGGAAGAAGTACTGGATGGACTACGCGGTGGTGCCCTACGCCATCTTCACCGGGCCCGAGGTGGCCGCCGTGGGGGCCAAGGAGTCGGAGCTCAAGGAGCAGAAGGTCCCCTACAAGGTCGGCCGCTTCTCGTTTGCGGCCAGCGGCAAGGCCCTGTGCATGGGCGAGC of the Thermodesulfobacteriota bacterium genome contains:
- the lpdA gene encoding dihydrolipoyl dehydrogenase, with product MTYDVAILGGGPGGYVGAIRGGQLGASVCVIEEGELGGTCLNRGCIPSKAFFESARHMQALARGAEFGIRATLQEFDLAACVARKDGVVRQLVGGIEGLFKGYGVHVVKGRGVLAAPDTIQVTAPDGSKTVVKGRNVIVATGSRPAGIPTLPVDGTRIVTSDQVWDLPALPRRMVIVGGGVIGCEVAHIFAAFGTKVTVVEALDRILATEDKDVSRVVHKSLESRGVELRTGVRVAGGAARKGGAVVTLEGGDELACDCAVVAVGRTFNSQGIGLEEAGISLDPAGRVQVNDEMETSVPGVWAVGDVVGQFLLAHVATSETLVAVHNALGKKYWMDYAVVPYAIFTGPEVAAVGAKESELKEQKVPYKVGRFSFAASGKALCMGEPEGFIKLLSHAETGRVLGASIVGAHASDIIAEVALAMRMEASPGDIVTTIHVHPTVSEVILEAGEDTMGLSIHKAGRRPAKGS